The following coding sequences are from one Salvia hispanica cultivar TCC Black 2014 chromosome 3, UniMelb_Shisp_WGS_1.0, whole genome shotgun sequence window:
- the LOC125210054 gene encoding wall-associated receptor kinase-like 2: MVFPFIARVISFVFLSSTMAAAASLSKPGCQEKCGNLTIPYPFGIGSDCSGNSSFTLNCTGNPSRAFLSNINLEVVNISMYGVVIVNLPVSPMNCYEGQRQEAIPTSLTESPFTVSAQYNALTVLGCKNSVWLRANETTAGGCMPMCDANTTDFSCNGLNCCQISIPRRAQQVEFTYESIQANNSTFCGYVFPVDKVWLDNEDYTMYKGVVSDMQNPFDQEFRSVPLVLEWEFGSGESISNGDCEYPSTLDGSEYNLTSSSRFCFCNSGYEGNPYLVEGCEVVDECSDPSLNNYDCINRNQKENHKTTFPVIVVGIFLGVLIFLAAAWRFGEAIIEAIKAIKASRKHMFFKRNGGVLLEQQLAAIENGIEKTRLFSSVELAKATDDYNENRVVGRGGEGVVYKGILEDGTIVAVKKSESVSQGDDVEGFINEVVIVSQINHRNVVKLLGCCLESEVPRLVYEFVPNGTLFSHIHHPLEDFPLFWEMRVRIAKEIAGALAYLHSAASIPIYHRDIKSTNILLDEKNQAKISDFGTSRSVSIDQTHVTTRVVGTFGYLDPEYFQSSQFTEKSDVYSFGVVLVELLTGEKAVSAVRVEEGRGLAMHFLLSMEENNLFDIIDARVLREGRREEIEAMAEIARRCLHLNGKSRPTMKEVSRHLDGIQVEKDCDGFSSISESIDLDKIFIES, encoded by the coding sequence ATGGTGTTTCCCTTCATAGCCCGAGTCATTTCATTCGTATTTCTGAGCTCAACAATGGCGGCAGCTGCTTCACTCTCGAAGCCCGGTTGCCAAGAGAAATGTGGCAATCTCACCATTCCGTATCCATTTGGGATAGGCTCTGATTGCAGTGGAAACTCCTCCTTCACACTTAATTGCACAGGAAATCCCTCAAGGGCCTTCTTGAGCAACATTAACTTGGAAGTAGTAAATATTTCCATGTATGGAGTGGTTATAGTGAATCTACCCGTGTCGCCTATGAACTGCTATGAAGGGCAAAGACAGGAAGCTATACCCACATCGCTCACAGAAAGTCCCTTCACAGTCTCAGCACAGTACAACGCGCTGACTGTGCTAGGCTGCAAGAATTCAGTGTGGTTGCGCGCTAATGAAACAACGGCTGGAGGGTGCATGCCTATGTGTGATGCTAATACTACTGATTTCAGTTGCAACGGCCTGAACTGCTGCCAAATCTCAATTCCAAGACGAGCCCAACAGGTAGAGTTCACGTACGAAAGCATTCAAGCTAACAACAGTACCTTTTGCGGGTATGTATTTCCCGTTGACAAGGTTTGGCTGGACAATGAGGATTATACGATGTATAAAGGCGTTGTGAGTGATATGCAGAATCCATTTGATCAAGAATTTCGATCCGTGCCTTTGGTGCTTGAGTGGGAATTCGGAAGTGGAGAAAGTATCTCCAATGGTGATTGCGAATATCCTTCAACATTAGATGGATCTGAATATAATCTTACATCTTCTAGTAGGTTCTGTTTCTGCAACTCTGGATATGAAGGAAATCCATACTTAGTTGAAGGATGTGAAGTTGTTGATGAATGCAGTGATCCATCATTGAATAATTATGATTGCATAAATAGGAACCAAAAAGAgaatcacaaaacaacatttcCTGTTATCGTTGTTGGGATTTTCCTCGGTGTGCTGATCTTTCTCGCTGCAGCATGGAGGTTCGGGGAAGCTATCATAGAAGCAATCAAGGCTATCAAGGCCAGCCGAAAACATATGTTTTTCAAGAGAAATGGAGGTGTTTTGTTGGAACAACAATTGGCTGCAATTGAGAATGGGATTGAGAAAACCAGACTGTTCAGTTCTGTTGAGTTGGCAAAAGCTACTGATGATTATAATGAGAATCGAGTAGTTGGCCGTGGCGGTGAAGGCGTCGTGTATAAAGGGATACTGGAGGATGGAACAATCGTGGCAGTGAAGAAGTCGGAGAGTGTGAGCCAAGGCGACGACGTGGAAGGCTTCATTAACGAGGTTGTGATTGTATCGCAGATCAATCATAGGAATGTGGTCAAGCTGTTGGGGTGTTGTCTGGAGAGCGAAGTTCCTCGTCTCGTATACGAGTTCGTCCCAAACGGCACTCTTTTCTCTCACATCCATCATCCACTCGAAGATTTCCCTTTATTTTGGGAAATGAGGGTGAGAATTGCCAAAGAAATAGCCGGAGCACTCGCTTACTTACACTCTGCTGCGTCTATTCCCATTTATCACCGAGACATCAAGTCGACAAACATTCTCTTGGATGAGAAAAACCAGGCTAAAATCTCAGATTTTGGAACGTCAAGGTCAGTTTCCATTGATCAAACTCACGTGACCACGCGAGTAGTAGGGACATTCGGGTACTTGGACCCAGAGTATTTCCAGTCGAGCCAGTTCACAGAAAAGAGCGATGTTTACAGTTTTGGAGTGGTGCTGGTAGAGCTTCTGACAGGGGAGAAAGCTGTGTCTGCTGTTAGAGTCGAGGAAGGAAGGGGTCTGGCCATGCACTTCCTTCTTTCGatggaagagaataatttgtttgatattATTGACGCGAGGGTGCTGAGAGAGGGGAGAAGGGAAGAAATCGAGGCGATGGCAGAGATTGCTCGAAGATGTCTGCATTTGAATGGTAAGAGCAGGCCAACGATGAAGGAAGTTTCACGTCATTTGGATGGAATACAGGTGGAGAAGGATTGTGATGGCTTCTCTTCCATCTCAGAATCCATTGATTTGGACAAGATCTTCATCGAAAGCTAA
- the LOC125210053 gene encoding wall-associated receptor kinase-like 1, protein MKLALVVLVFSTLSFAITPTLAISMSKPGCPETCGNVTIPYPFGIGSECSANPSFAVICKYSAGNSTRMVPFLNSINLEIVNVSIYGVVIVNLPVFPINCSEGRRESLPVSLTGSPFTVSAHYNTLVVLGCKTAVWLHDNGREVGGCLPMCDDANSTDVINGVNCCQKSIPRRVQEFEFTYQSIQTSNSSFCGYVFPVDKKWLQNEDYKRYSGLVDDLSNPSDHEFGLVPLVLEWEYDLDYSECGSLFDYYQYQKRYLSYYNKYEYVSSTAYCACGEGFEGNPYLIDGCEYSDGLYNNNGSQDSIITPSIVLGCVVGGLILATAACKFGKAITETVKASRRYMFYKRNGGILLEQQLAAIENGIEKTRLFSSVELAKATDDYNENRVLGRGGEGVVYKGMLEDGRIVAVKKSERVNQGDVVNFINEVVIVSQINHRNVVKLLGCCLESEVPRLVYEFVPNGTLFSHIHHPHEDFPLLWEMRVRIAKQVAGALAYLHSFASVPIFHRDIKSTNILLDEKYHAKISDFGTSRSISLDQTHVTTRVVGTFGYLDPEYFQSSHFTEKSDVYSFGVVLVELLTGEKAVSVVRVEEVRGLAMHFLHSMEQDQLFDIVDARVLKEGKKEEIEAMAEIAKRCLHLNGKGRPTMKEVSHHLEGIRVEIPENQIQSNICDPIEDIDSDGFSCISEIVESSSSDESCGIIL, encoded by the exons ATGAAGCTAGCCTTGGTAGTTCTGGTCTTTTCCACCCTATCCTTTGCCATAACCCCAACTCTTGCAATTTCCATGTCGAAACCCGGGTGTCCAGAAACGTGTGGAAATGTCACCATTCCCTATCCGTTTGGAATTGGTTCCGAATGCAGTGCAAACCCCTCATTCGCAGTTATATGCAAATATTCAGCAGGAAACTCCACAAGAATGGTGCCATTCTTGAACAGCATAAACCTGGAAATAGTAAATGTTTCTATCTACGGTGTGGTCATAGTGAATCTGCCCGTGTTTCCAATAAATTGCTCTGAAGGGCGAAGAGAATCTCTACCTGTATCACTCACAGGAAGTCCATTCACAGTCTCAGCACACTACAACACGTTAGTCGTACTAGGCTGCAAGACTGCTGTGTGGCTTCATGATAATGGAAGGGAAGTTGGAGGATGCTTGCCTATGTGTGATGATGCTAATTCCACAGACGTGATCAATGGCGTAAATTGCTGCCAGAAATCAATACCAAGACGAGTCCAAGAGTTTGAGTTTACTTACCAAAGTATTCAAACCAGCAACAGCAGTTTCTGTGGGTATGTATTTCCTGTTGACAAGAAATGGTTGCAAAATGAGGATTACAAAAGGTATAGCGGCCTTGTGGATGACCTGTCGAATCCATCCGATCACGAGTTTGGATTGGTGCCATTGGTACTTGAGTGGGAATATG ACTTGGATTATTCTGAATGTGGGTCATTGTTTGATTATTATCAATATCAGAAGCGATATTTATCTTATTATAACAAATATGAGTACGTATCTTCAACAGCATACTGCGCATGTGGCGAAGGATTCGAAGGAAATCCATATCTAATTGATGGATGTGAATATTCAGATGGGCTTTATAACAACAATGGATCTCAAGATAGCATTATAACGCCATCCATTGTTCTTGGCTGTGTGGTTGGTGGGTTGATTTTGGCCACTGCAGCTTGCAAGTTTGGCAAAGCTATTACAGAGACAGTAAAGGCTAGCCGAAGATACATGTTTTATAAGAGAAATGGAGGCATTTTGTTGGAGCAACAGTTGGCTGCTATTGAGAATGGTATTGAAAAAACCAGATTGTTTAGTTCTGTTGAGTTGGCCAAAGCTACCGATGATTACAATGAGAATCGGGTACTTGGCCGTGGTGGTGAAGGCGTTGTGTATAAAGGGATGTTGGAAGATGGAAGAATCGTGGCAGTGAAGAAGTCGGAGAGGGTGAACCAAGGTGATGTGGTAAACTTTATTAACGAGGTTGTGATTGTATCACAGATCAATCACAGGAATGTGGTCAAGTTGTTGGGGTGTTGTCTCGAAAGTGAAGTTCCTCGTCTTGTGTACGAGTTCGTCCCTAACGGTACTCTTTTCTCTCACATCCATCATCCACATGAGGATTTCCCCTTATTATGGGAAATGAGGGTGAGAATTGCCAAGCAAGTGGCCGGGGCGCTTGCCTACTTGCACTCTTTCGCGTCTGTCCCCATTTTTCACCGCGATATCAAGTCAACCAACATACTCTTGGATGAGAAATATCATGCGAAAATATCAGATTTTGGGACATCAAGATCAATTTCTCTCGATCAAACTCATGTTACCACACGAGTGGTAGGCACGTTCGGGTACTTGGATCCGGAATACTTCCAGTCGAGCCATTTCACTGAAAAGAGCGACGTTTACAGCTTTGGAGTGGTGCTGGTTGAGCTCCTGACGGGGGAGAAAGCTGTATCGGTTGTTAGAGTTGAGGAAGTAAGGGGTCTGGCCATGCATTTCCTGCATTCAATGGAGCAAGATCAGTTATTCGATATTGTTGATGCGAGGGTGCTCAAAGAGGGTAAAAAGGAGGAAATCGAGGCGATGGCTGAAATCGCTAAAAGATGTCTGCATTTGAATGGGAAAGGCAGGCCAACGATGAAGGAAGTTTCGCACCACTTGGAAGGAATCAGAGTAGAGATTCCTGAAAACCAGATACAAAGCAATATCTGTGATCCTATTGAAGATATTGATTCTGATGGCTTCTCTTGCATCTCAGAAATTGTTGAATCTTCGTCGTCGGATGAGTCTTGTGGAATAATACTATGA